TCAAAATTTGTAAAATTCACTAAATTCATCACCTGCCAATTCCAAATTAAACCATTCGTCAGAAGGGTAAAAAATAGTAAAAAATGAATAACAAGAGTCAAAATAATGGCGAGTGCTTTTATTATAGTTCAAATATAAAAAAATCCGAATATGCCACAAACAAAACCTATCATAAGCGTGGAAAATGTTGTAGCATCCGCAGACGTTATGCAAAAAATGGATTTGAATGAAATTACAAAAACATTTCCAGATGTGGAGTATCATCCAGATCAATTTCCAGGACTGGTTTTTCGACTAAAAACTCCAAAAACGGCAACATTGATCTTCACATCAGGTAAAATGGTATGTACAGGCTCCAAATCTGAAGAAATGGCAAGAAAAGCAGTGAAAACAGTTGTGCAGAAACTCAGAAAAGGAGGCATCAAAGTAAAAAAAGACGCAGTAGTTACAATTCAAAACATTGTAGCTTCAATCAATTTAGGTGGAAAGATTCACTTAGAGCAAGCAGCAAGAACATTGCCACGAAGCATGTATGAACCAGAACAGTTTCCGGGACTAATTCATAGAATGCTAGACCCAAAAACAGTAATTTTGTTATTTTCATCAGGGAAACTTGTTTGTACAGGTGCTAAACAAGAACCAGATGTATATAGATCAGTAAATAATTTGCATGCGTTACTCGAAGAAAAAGATTTGATGATTTATGACTGATCGCATAAAATCAATATTATATTATTTAATTAAAACTCAAAGAATTAACACATAGCAACATAGACAAGGTACAAACCAAGATCAATCTTGATCTTGGAATTAGACTATTCAAAATTACTTTTCAAAAAATAAATAAATTATTTTATTGGACTTCCAAGAGGAACATCTTCTGTCACAGTTAACCAAAAGGGCTTATCATCAACATCAGCTGCCAGTAACATTGCATTTGATTCAACTCCCGCCATCTTTTTTGGTTCAAGATTTGCAACAACAATGACGGTTTTACCCACAATATCTTCAGGTTTATAGTATTGTGCACCACCAATTATCACATCACGTTGATCACCATTTCCCAAATCAATTAGACCTTTAACGATCCTGGATTTACCTTCTATGGGTTCAGTTGCAATGATTTTTGCAACTCTAATGTCGATCTTTGCAAAGTCATCATACGATATAGTCAACATAATAAACCCTAATTTTCCCGCTTAAAATCAATTTCCAATTTATTGTAATTCCTTTTTGTTAATCCCAGAAGTTTCAATTTCATATCTTAATGCTGCCGGCATTTCCATGTATTTTTTGTTGACAAGTTCGATTATTTGGTCTTCAGGAACATGAACTTTTGCTAGTAATTTCCCTCTTTGATGAGCATACGCATTTTTCCAAAACCCAGCACCATCAAAAGTTTCAATTTTTGGCATGTATTTTGTAGGTTTCATTTTCTTTTAAATTTAAAGTGACTGTGACGGAAGAGTGGCAAACGCCATTGGAACTGGAGTTACTGTTCCGGATTTTAGGCATGTTGCCCATCACAGTCTACTACAAGTCGTACAGGAATCTAATATATTTAATGCGGAATTAGTATAAAACATGGCTACAATAGAAGTTGAGGTGGAAATTAATGCCTCAGTAGACAAAGTGTGGGATATTGTTTCAGACATGGATAATGAACCAAAGTTTTGGAAAGGAACAAAAGAAGTTAGAAACATATCCAAAGACGCAAACATCATCAACAGAGAAGTTACAATAGTTTTCAGAGATCAAAAATGCCTACAGGAGGTTAAACTTGAACCAAAAGAAAAGATAATAGTCAAATTTACAAAAGGCATCATAAACGGAGAAAAGATTATTGTGTTAATGCCTAAAGGAGAAAAAACTTTACTTCGTACAATTTGGGATGTCAAATTATCAGGTATGATGGGAATGTTTACAGGAATTATAAAAAATCACATCAAAAGTGGTACAGAACAAGCAATGCAAAGCATCAAAAAAGAAGCAGAGTGATAATATATGGAAATAATTTTAGATTTTTTCAATTATGGATTAACGGCAATTTTAATTGGAATTTCTGGAGCTTGGATATTTCTCATCAAATCCATTATTGAATCAGTGAAATTAACACCATATCTAGATAAATTTGAGAATACGTCCAGATCAACTCCCAAAGTTTCAGTTATTCTACCAGCAAGAAATGAGGAGGAGTTTCTAGGAAAATGTTTAGAATCATTGTTAGAACAAGACTATGAAAATTATGAGATCATAGTAATAGATGATTCATCAGAGGACTCTACAGGAAAAATAATTTGCCAATATGCTAAGAAAAACTCCAAAATAATTCATGTGTCTGCAAGACCAAAACCTGAAGGATGGATGGGTAAAAACTGGGCATGTATGGAAGGATATAGAAAAGTAACTGGAGAACT
The DNA window shown above is from Nitrosopumilus sp. and carries:
- a CDS encoding TATA-box-binding protein, whose product is MPQTKPIISVENVVASADVMQKMDLNEITKTFPDVEYHPDQFPGLVFRLKTPKTATLIFTSGKMVCTGSKSEEMARKAVKTVVQKLRKGGIKVKKDAVVTIQNIVASINLGGKIHLEQAARTLPRSMYEPEQFPGLIHRMLDPKTVILLFSSGKLVCTGAKQEPDVYRSVNNLHALLEEKDLMIYD
- a CDS encoding tRNA-binding protein; this translates as MLTISYDDFAKIDIRVAKIIATEPIEGKSRIVKGLIDLGNGDQRDVIIGGAQYYKPEDIVGKTVIVVANLEPKKMAGVESNAMLLAADVDDKPFWLTVTEDVPLGSPIK
- a CDS encoding SRPBCC family protein, whose amino-acid sequence is MATIEVEVEINASVDKVWDIVSDMDNEPKFWKGTKEVRNISKDANIINREVTIVFRDQKCLQEVKLEPKEKIIVKFTKGIINGEKIIVLMPKGEKTLLRTIWDVKLSGMMGMFTGIIKNHIKSGTEQAMQSIKKEAE